A region from the Fusarium musae strain F31 chromosome 1, whole genome shotgun sequence genome encodes:
- the IPP1 gene encoding Inorganic pyrophosphatase — protein MASLAARSPAAAAAGPGGSNSVITSGAPPPPSSSYSHSAATSTSKISSRRTAQIARHFSSSSSPTGPVSKQKPDMASNYTVRKVAAPNTLEHRVYIEKDGQPVSPFHDIPLYANQEQTILNMVVEIPRWTNAKLEISKEELLNPIKQDIKKGKLRYVRNCFPHKGYLWNYGAFPQTWEDPNSVHPETKAKGDNDPLDVCEIGELVGYTGQVKQVKVLGVMALLDEEETDWKVIVIDINDPLASKLNDVEDVERHLPGLLRATNEWFRIYKIPDGKPENQFAFTGECKNKSYALDVVRECAEAWERLITGKTPAGGVSTTNVTVQNSPSRVSPDQLPPLPPNEDVPAEKIDASIDKWFFISGASA, from the exons ATGGCATCGCTGGCAGCACGCAGccctgccgctgccgctgcagGCCCCGGCGGGAGCAATAGTGTCATTACCAGTGGTGCCCCGCCCcctccatcctcttcttATTCTCACTCTGCTGCTACGTCAACCTCCAAAATTTCTTCCCGTCGAACAGCTCAGATTGCTCGACacttttcctcctcatcctcaccaaCAGGTCCCGTTTCAAAGCAGAAGCCCGACATGGCCTCCAACTACACCGTCCGCAAGGTTGCGGCTCCCAACACCCTCGAGCACCGAGTCTACATCGAGAAGGACGGCCAGCCCGTTTCTCCTTTCCATGATATTCCTCTCTACGCCAACCAGGAGCAGACCATCCTGAACATGGTTGTCGAGATTCCTCGATGGACCAATGCCAAGCTCGAG ATCTCCAAGGAGGAGCTCCTCAACCCTATCAAGCAGGAtatcaagaagggcaagcttCGATACGTCCGAAACTGCTTCCCCCACAAGGGTTACCTCTGGAACTACGGTGCCTTCCCCCAA ACTTGGGAGGACCCCAACTCCGTTCACCCTGAGACCAAGGCTAAGGGCGACAACGACCCTCTCGATGTCTGCGAGATCGGTGAGCTCGTTGGTTATACTGGCCAGGTCAAGcaggtcaaggtcctcggcGTCATGGCTCTcctcgacgaggaggagactgACTGGAAGGTCATCGTCATTGATATCAACGACCCTCTCGCCTCTAAGCTGAACGACGTTGAGGATGTCGAGCGACACCTTCCCGGTCTCCTCCGTGCCACCAACGAGTGGTTCCGTATCTACAAGATTCCCGATGGCAAGCCCGAGAACCAGTTTGCCTTCACTGGCGAGTGCAAGAACAAGAG CTACGCCCTTGACGTCGTCCGCGAGTGTGCTGAGGCCTGGGAGCGTCTCATCACTGGCAAGACCCCTGCTGGCGGTGTCTCCAC CACCAACGTCACTGTCCAGAACTCTCCTTCTCGTGTCTCTCCTGACCAGCTTCCCCCTCTGCCCCCCAACGAGGATGTCCCCGCCGAGAAGATCGATGCTTCCATTGACAAGTGGTTCTTCATCAGCGGTGCCTCTGCTTAA
- the MDE1 gene encoding Methylthioribulose-1-phosphate dehydratase (EggNog:ENOG41), protein MSTEQRPTGDALITSEDPNHPANLIPSLCAKFWTLGWVTGTGGGCSIRDDDLVYIAPSGVQKELMKNTDIYVMALSEQDPNHNKLNQRTYLRSPPCYKPSQCTPLFLAAFTRRGAGCCIHTHSQWAVLVTLLLESQGPGKDRVFEINNIEQIKGFGRGMNKTGNLGYHDTLRIPVIENTPHEEDLTEYLEEAMDKYPDTYAVLVRRHGVYVWGDNVHKAKTQCESLDYLFQLAVEMKKLGLPWISEVEQIAPQRT, encoded by the exons ATGTCAACTGAGCAACGCCCAACTGGCGATGCCCTCATTACCTCCGAGGACCCGAACCACCCTGCAAACCTGATCCCTTCGCTATGCGCAAAGTTCTGGACTCTGGGCTGGGTTACGGGAACAGGAGGCGGTTGCTCCATTCGAGATGA TGATCTCGTATACATTGCGCCCTCGGGCGTTCAAAAAGAACTCATGAAGAACACCGACATCTACGTCATGGCTCTTTCTGAGCAAGATCCTAACCACAATAAGCTCAACCAGCGCACCTATCTGCGATCTCCTCCCTGCTATAAGCCTTCTCAGTGCACCCCATTGTTCCTTGCTGCTTTCACCCGCCGAGGGGCTGGCTGTTGTATACATACTCACTCTCAATGGGCTGTTCTTGTGACCCTCCTGTTAGAATCCCAAGGCCCCGGAAAAGACCGAGTTTTCGAGATCAACAACATTGAGCAAATCAAGGGCTTTGGCCGCGGCATGAACAAGACAGGCAACCTGGGCTATCATGACACCCTTCGCATTCCAGTTATCGAGAACACTCCTCATGAGGAGGACTTGACTGAGTATCTCGAAGAAGCGATGGATAAGTATCCCGACACATACGCTGTTCTCGTCCGTCGTCACGGTGTCTATGTCTGGGGTGATAACGTTCATAAGGCCAAGACTCAATGTGAGAG TCTCGATTACCTGTTCCAGCTTGCcgttgagatgaagaagcttggcctTCCTTGGATCAGCGAAGTCGAGCAGATTGCTCCCCAGCGAACATAG
- a CDS encoding hypothetical protein (EggNog:ENOG41), giving the protein MRFTSIFVAGAFATMAAAQSKTASVSPAQQSQLDCLDACDAGDVKCQSYCITVPSPDEKNINATTECVAACPKGKGSASDTEKYSVCLQDCIANNYWKTVSGTPRETGDAGSKDEASSAAGSAASKATGTASDEDSTATASAAESDATATDASETSGSASGSASGTASGSAASSTETGNAATALVGGVSLLGLVAAVFAL; this is encoded by the exons ATGCGTTTCACCTCCATCTTCGTTGCCGGCGCTTTCGCCACCATGGCCGCTGCCCAGAGCAAGACTGCTTCTGTCTCTCCCGCTCAACAGTCTCAGCTTGACTGCCTTGACGCCTGtgatgctggtgatgtcAAGTGCCAGTCTTACTGCATCACT GTCCCCTCTcccgatgagaagaacatcaACGCCACCACCGAGTGTGTTGCCGCCTGtcccaagggcaagggttCTGCCTCCGACACCGAGAAGTACTCTGTCTGTCTCCAGGACTGTATCGCCAACAACTACTGGAAGACAGTCTCCGGTACTCCCCGTGAGACCGGCGATGCTGGCTCCAAGGACGAGGCTTCCTCCGCTGCCGGGTCTGCTGCTTCCAAGGCCACCGGCACTGCCTCCGATGAGGACAGCACCGCCACCGCTTCTGCCGCTGAGTCTGATGCCACCGCTACCGACGCCTCTGAGACCTCTGGATCCGCCTCCGGATCCGCCTCCGGTACAGCTTCTGGCTCCGCTGCTTCGTCTACCGAGACTGGCAATGCCGCCACCGCTCTCGTTGGCGGCGTCTCTCTTCTCGGTCTCGTCGCCGCTGTCTTCGCTCTGTAA
- a CDS encoding hypothetical protein (EggNog:ENOG41): MKLNAVAAAMSAAILTGNVHAEDIKEASPSVPDKLPTFTPTVLKADFLEQFTDDWDQRWKPSHAKKDTSGSEEEWAYVGEWAVEEPIQYKGIEGDKGLVVKNPAAHHAISAKFPKKIDNKDNTLVVQYEVKLQNGLECGGAYMKLLRDNKALHQEEFANTTPYVIMFGPDKCGHTNKVHFIFNHKNPKTGEYEEKHLDSPPTAKITKTTELYTLIVHPNNTYVIKQNNEEVKTGSLLEDFTPAVNPPAEIDDANDKKPEDWVDQARIPDPEAKKPEDWDEEAPYEIVDEEAEKPEDWLENEPVTIPDPEAEKPDDWDDEEDGDWIAPTVPNPKCADASGCGPWTKPMKRNPDYKGKWTAPYIENPAYKGTWAPRKIKNPDYFEDKTPANFEPMGAIGFEIWTMQSDILFDNIYIGHSIEDANKLAEETFGVKHPIEKALFDADKPKQEDKPKSPSDLKFLDDPVHYITEKVELFKAIAAQDPIEAIKFVPEVAGGFAAIIITAAGLVAVLFNLGKSPAVQQTAEKASDKAKQVKDKAVEATATGAEQVKGAANKRTTRSQS; this comes from the exons atgaagctcaaCGCTGTTGCAGCGGCCATGTCGGCTGCCATACTTACAGGCAACGTCCACGCCGAGGACATCAAGgaggcttctccttctgttCCTGACAAGCTCCCTACATTCACT CCCACCGTTCTGAAGGCCGATTTCCTGGAGCAGTTCACCGACGACTGGGACCAGCGATGGAAGCCTTCTCACGCGAAGAAGGATACATCTGGCTCCGAGGAGGAATGGGCTTATGTTGGCGAGTGGGCCGTTGAAGAGCCCATACAGTACAAGGGCATCGAGGGCGATAAGGGTCTCGTTGTCAAGAACCCTGCGGCGCACCATGCTATTTCTGCCAAGTTCCCTAAGAAGATTGACAACAAGGACAACACCCTTGTCGTCCAGTATGAGGTGAAGCTGCAAA ATGGCCTCGAGTGTGGTGGCGCTTACATGAAGCTCCTCCGTGATAACAAGGCTCTCCATCAGGAAGAGTTCGCAAACACAACCCCCTACGTGATCATGTTTGGTCCCGACAAGTGTGGCCACACCAACAAAGTCCACTTCATTTTCAATCACAAGAACCCCAAGACTGGCGAGTATGAGGAGAAGCATCTCGATTCTCCCCCCACCGCCAAGATCACAAAGACCACCGAGCTTTACACCTTGATCGTTCATCCAAACAATACATACGTCATCAAGCAGAACAAcgaggaggtcaagaccGGCAGCCTCCTGGAGGATTTCACCCCCGCTGTCAACCCCCCGGCCGAGATTGATGATGCGAACGATAAGAAGCCCGAGGACTGGGTTGACCAAGCACGCATTCCTGATCCTGAGGCGAAGAAGCCTGAGGATTGGGACGAGGAAGCTCCCTACGAGATCGTCGACGAGGAAGCCGAGAAACCCGAGGACTGGCTCGAGAACGAGCCCGTCACCATTCCCGACCCCGAGGCCGAGAAGCCAGATGATtgggatgacgaggaggacggcGACTGGATCGCCCCTACCGTCCCCAACCCCAAGTGTGCCGACGCCTCTGGTTGCGGCCCATGGACGAAACCAATGAAGCGCAACCCCGACTACAAGGGCAAGTGGACCGCGCCTTACATCGAGAACCCGGCATACAAGGGAACTTGGGCTCCccgcaagatcaagaacccCGACTACTTCGAGGACAAGACCCCTGCCAACTTCGAGCCCATGGGAGCCATTGGTTTCGAGATCTGGACTATGCAAAGCGATATTCTCTTCGACAACATCTACATTGGTCACTCTATTGAGGACGCCAACAAGCTCGCTGAGGAGACATTTGGTGTCAAGCACCCCATCGAGAAGGCCCTCTTCGATGCCGATAAGCCAAAGCAGGAGGATAAGCCTAAGTCCCCCAGCGAcctcaagttcctcgacGATCCTGTTCACTATATCACCGAGAAGGTCGAGCTCTTCAAGGCCATTGCCGCTCAGGATCCCATCGAGGCCATCAAGTTTGTCCCCGAGGTTGCTGGAGGTTTTGCCGCCATCATTATCACTGCCGCCGGCCTCGTCGCTGTCCTGTTCAACCTTGGCAAGTCGCCCGCTGTTCAGCAGACTGCTGAGAAGGCATccgacaaggccaagcaggtcaaggacaaggctgttgaggccACCGCTACCGGTGCTGAGCAGGTCAAGGGCGCCGCTAACAAGCGCACCACCCGCAGCCAGTCATAA
- a CDS encoding hypothetical protein (EggNog:ENOG41): MRRAISRGLGASSRSTPALSRSSLLASSNITSGASHVAARRIHATSKQLQPVTAALASTASSYPTTHAKVEVVDTPYFIDNKFVSSSTDKYIDLHDPATNELVTRVPQMTDAEMKAAVASAEKAFKSWKNTTVISRQQIMFRFVQLIRENWDRLAASITLEQGKTFADAKGDVLRGLQVAEAAIAAPELLKGEVLEVSKDMETRTYREPLGVTAAICPFNFPAMIPLWCIPIATITGNTLILKPSERDPGAAMIIAELVQKAGFPEGVVNIIHGAHRTVDFILDEPAIKAISFVGGNKAGEYIFSRGSANGKRVQANLGAKNHAVVSPDANKNQFINSITGAAFGAAGQRCMALSTLVMVGETKEWLNEVAEQAKHLNVNGGFEDGADLGPVISPQSKERIEKLIESAEKEGATILLDGRGYKPSKYPNGNWVGPTIITNVTPDMTCYKEEVFGPVLVCLNAESIDDAIDLVNKNEYGNGTAIFTRSGATAETFRKNIEAGQVGINVPIPVPLPMFSFTGNKKSIAGGGASTFYGKPGINFYTQLKTVTALWQSADAVAKKADVSMPTQQ; encoded by the exons ATGCGTCGTGCAATCTCTCGCGGCTTGGGTGCTTCCAGCCGATCTACTCCCGCTCTCTCTCGATCCTCTCTCCTCGCCTCATCTAACATCACAAGCGGCGCATCCCACGTCGCTGCCAGGCGCATTCATGCGACAAGCAAGCAGCTACAGCCCGTGACGGCTGCTTTGGCCTCAACCGCCAGCAGTTATCCTACCACCCACGCAAAGGTCGAGGTGGTCGATACCCCTTACTTCATCGACAACAAGTTTGTTTCGTCCTCGACCGATAAGTACATCGACTTACATGATCCCGCTACCAACGAGCTCGTTACTCGCGTCCCTCAGATGACCGACGCTGAGATGAAGGCTGCTGTTGCAAGCGCCGAGAAGGCTTTTAAGTCATGGAAGAACACTACTGTCATCTCTCGACAGCAGATCATGTTCCGATTTGTCCAGCTTATTCGTGAGAACTGGGACCGCCTCGCTGCTAGTATTACTCTCGAGCAAGGCAAGACCTTTGCTGATGCCAAGGGTGATGTCCTTCGTGGCCTTCAAGTCGCTGAAGCTGCTATCGCCGCCccggagcttctcaagggcgaGGTCCTTGAAGTCTCCAAGGACATGGAGACCCGAACCTACCGTGAGCCCCTAGGTGTCACTGCTGCTATCTGCCCTTTCA ACTTCCCTGCCATGATTCCCCTTTGGTGCATCCCTATTGCCACCATCACTGGAAACACCCTCATCCTTAAGCCTTCTGAGCGTGACCCCGGTGCTGCCATGATCATTGCTGAGCTTGTCCAGAAGGCTGGCTTCCCTGAGGGTGTTGTCAACATTATTCACGGCGCCCACCGCACCGTCgacttcatcctcgatgagCCTGCTATCAAAGCGATCAGCTTTGTTGGTGGTAACAAGGCCGGCGAGTACATCTTCAGCCGTGGTTCCGCTAACGGCAAGCGTGTTCAGGCCAACCTGGGCGCCAAGAACCACGCCGTAGTCTCGCCCGATGCCAACAAGAACCAGTTCATCAATTCCATTACTGGTGCCGCTTTCGGTGCTGCCGGTCAGCGCTGTATGGCTTTGAGCACTCTTGTTATGGTTGGCGAGACCAAGGAGTGGCTCAACGAGGTCGCCGAGCAAGCCAAGCATCTCAACGTCAATGGTGGCTTTGAGGATGGCGCCGATCTCGGCCCCGTGATCTCCCCGCAGAGCAAGGAGCGTATCGAGAAGCTCATTGAGTCTGCCGAGAAGGAGGGCGCTACTATTCTTCTCGATGGCCGTGGCTACAAGCCCAGCAAGTACCCTAACGGTAACTGGGTTGGCCctaccatcatcaccaatgtCACACCTGACATGACCTGTTACAAGGAGGAGGTCTTTGGCCCGGTCCTTGTCTGCCTCAACGCAGAGTCCATTGATGACGCTATCGACCTTGTTAATAAGAACGAGTATGGTAATGGTACTGCTATCTTCACCAGGTCTGGTGCTACTGCCGAGACCTTCCGCAAGAACATTGAGGCTGGTCAGGTGGGCATCAATGTCCCTATCCCTGTCCCCCTGCCTATGTTCTCTTTCACTGGTAACAAGAAGTCtattgctggtggtggtgccagCACATTCTACGGAAAGCCTGGCATCAACTTCTACACTCAGCTTAAGACAGTAACAGCTCTATGGCAGAGTGCTGATGCCGTTGCCAAAAAGGCTGATGTTTCCATGCCTACCCAACAATAA
- a CDS encoding hypothetical protein (EggNog:ENOG41), producing the protein MLSSKQQLAAVLLMAGRALGLNFTISNGQIFTPGFVVLDAPQPNTPLGGDVTANGKLPLPPYDEDDDNQIFSVEMFLYSYMTGRNLTISNGTATANNASLGEIMAQEPGSTVKHINWVWPDCLVGDGKPEGDSDRGVYNISIRQNFRLNGDNHYTIFDVPINVTNSIPEDGDRPSCTELSNDILSPEEIDAEAANEVGVLFAPGDSTELEASGEDSKGSVLDSKVAVYAGLVGLFVAI; encoded by the exons ATGCTATCATCGAAGCAACAACTGGCAGCCGTGCTGCTGATGGCCGGGCGCGCGCTGGGACTGAACTTTACAATTTCTAATGGCCAGATCTTTACACCTGGTTTCGTGGTGCTGGATGCCCCTCAACCGAACACGCCGCTTGGAGGAG ACGTGACCGCTAACGGCAAGCTGCCGTTGCCACCgtatgacgaagatgacgataaCCAGATCTTCAGTGTCGAAATGTTCCTCTACAGTTACATGACAGGTCGCAACTTGACCATCTCCAATGGAACGGCGACCGCTAATAATGCAAGTCTCGGGGAGATCATGGCCCAAGAACCAGGCAGCACGGTCAAGCATATCAACTGGGTGTGGCCTGACTGTCTTGTTGGCGATGGAAAACCTGAAGGAGATAGTGACCGTGGTGTTTACAAC ATTTCCATCCGACAAAACTTTAGGCTCAACGGCGATAACCACTACACCATCTTCGATGTTCCAATCAATGTCACCAACTCGATTCCTGAGGATGGTGATCGGCCGTCTTGCACTGAGCTATCGAATGATATACTCTCGCCCGAAGAAATCGACGCAGAGGCAGCTAATGAAGTGGGCGTTTTGTTTGCGCCAGGGGACTCGACCGAGCTTGAAGCCAGCGGTGAGGATTCGAAGGGATCTGTCCTAGATTCGAAGGTGGCGGTATATGCTGGATTGGTGGGTTTGTTCGTGGCGATTTAA
- a CDS encoding hypothetical protein (EggNog:ENOG41), translating to MLDPSSSSSSENESQFDSEDEVPQKKPTIALYEKDSDEEELERLVLGNKAGFRAQLFKDDGIFDGSWDAEGKELQLVEQDPGLEEIDDADLFMFDTGAGTGAAEVTKAARPTDGNAPVWEDSDDDRLAISLAGATRLRKLRKTEAEDLVSGTEYSRRLRQQYLRLNPLPTWAREADGRHTKRRRSSAASDSSADSESDPEISAPPLEKFLRDVNSLAGAGSTKKRRLRPEVIDIQRTREIPDKHKAPVANLSFHPEFPVLLSSSTASIVYLHHIAPAAHPTPNPQLTSVQVKQVDVRRAEFLYPRGDKVFFAGRRKYFHHWDLKSGTVQKTTQILGHRLEHKTMERFKLSPCGRYMAIVASTRKGGGIINVLNTTSMQWISAARLASQNGIADFAWWSTGNGMTILGRDGQVGEYSMESRSFLGIWHDEGCVGGIVLGLGGHQGPAVLGDDRWVAVGSNSGITNIYDRNELVVLRSEDVSIKERPTPARVFEQLVTPITHIAFSPDGQLMAFGSQHKKDALRLVHLPTCTVYRNWPTEQTPLGRITAVAFGNQSDLLAVGNDTGKIRLWEIRS from the coding sequence ATGTTAGatccctcatcttcctcctcctcggagAATGAATCTCAATTTGACTCCGAAGATGAAGTTCCTCAAAAGAAACCAACCATTGCGCTCTACGAGAAAGATTCggacgaggaagagttgGAGCGACTTGTTCTAGGTAATAAGGCAGGCTTCCGAGCGCAATTGTTCAAAGACGATGGCATTTTTGATGGCAGCTGGGATGCGGAGGGTAAGGAACTTCAGCTTGTCGAGCAAGATCCTGGGCTGGAGGAAATCGACGACGCGGACCTGTTCATGTTCGACACGGGTGCTGGAACAGGCGCTGCAGAGGTCACAAAGGCAGCAAGGCCCACTGATGGAAACGCTCCTGTATGGGAGGATAGCGACGACGATAGACTGGCCATTTCCCTGGCTGGAGCCACTCGGTTACGAAAGCTGCGAAAGACGGAGGCCGAGGATCTTGTGAGCGGAACAGAGTACAGCAGAAGGTTGCGACAACAGTACCTCCGACTTAATCCCCTTCCAACGTGGGCGCGCGAGGCAGATGGGCGACATACCAAGCGAAGGCGATCCTCTGCAGCGTCTGACTCTTCAGCAGACAGCGAATCCGACCCTGAGATTTCTGCTCCGCCTCTTGAGAAGTTCCTTCGCGACGTCAACAGTCTGGCCGGGGCTGGATCGACCAAGAAGAGGCGCTTGCGACCCGAAGTCATTGACATCCAACGCACACGAGAGATTCCAGACAAGCACAAGGCGCCTGTCGCCAATCTTTCCTTCCACCCCGAGTTCCCGGTGCTCCTTTCCTCCAGCACCGCTTCTATCGTCTACCTCCACCACATCGCGCCAGCCGCTCATCCTACACCCAATCCTCAGTTGACTTCAGTGCAAGTCAAACAAGTGGATGTTCGAAGAGCCGAGTTCTTGTACCCTCGGGGCGACAAGGTGTTCTTCGCTGGCCGACGAAAATACTTCCACCACTGGGATCTCAAATCAGGGACGGTGCAAAAGACGACTCAGATCCTTGGTCACAGGCTCGAGCACAAGACTATGGAGCGATTCAAGCTCAGCCCGTGCGGTCGATACATGGCTATTGTTGCATCTACCAGAAAGGGAGGCGGTATCATTAACGTTCTGAACACGACATCTATGCAGTGGATTTCGGCTGCCAGACTGGCTAGTCAGAATGGCATTGCAGACTTTGCTTGGTGGAGCACTGGAAACGGTATGACTATCCTTGGTCGAGATGGTCAGGTTGGCGAGTACAGCATGGAGAGCCGCTCGTTCTTGGGAATATGGCATGATGAGGGTTGTGTCGGTGGTATTGTCCTCGGTCTCGGCGGTCATCAGGGTCCAGCTGTCCTGGGCGATGATCGATGGGTCGCTGTAGGTTCTAACAGTGGCATCACCAACATTTACGACCGGAACGAGCTTGTCGTACTCAGGTCGGAGGATGTATCTATCAAGGAACGGCCAACACCTGCAAGAGTCTTCGAGCAGCTTGTCACACCCATTACACATATTGCTTTCTCGCCAGATGGCCAGCTCATGGCTTTCGGAAGCCAACATAAGAAGGACGCTCTGCGCCTTGTGCATCTGCCAACCTGCACCGTGTACCGCAACTGGCCTACGGAACAGACGCCCCTTGGAAGAATCACTGCAGTCGCATTTGGGAATCAGAGTGACTTATTGGCGGTTGGTAATGACACAGGGAAGATCAGGCTTTGGGAGATAAGGAGTTAG
- a CDS encoding hypothetical protein (EggNog:ENOG41), which yields MDRSLDEYSDSDLVDRSGVIVLTPSNSSKSSSKHVTLMDQWNNYFKKGTLQDFQRLCADLGLPNDLPSKTKCRDALKSINVNIKQFLQCENRPDDVKLFKSRKELIVWTRKRGAFFPRHQLPKGSPLRTLLKHMFN from the exons ATGGATCGATCCCTTGATGAATATTCAGACAGTGATCTAGTTGATCGCTCCGGTGTCATCGTCCTCACCCCCTCCAACTCGTCTAAATCCAGTAGCAAACATGTGACCCTCATGGACCAGTGGAACAATTACTTCAAGAAAGGCACCTTACAAGATTTTCAGCGACTTTGTGCCGATCTAGGCCTACCGAATGATCTTCCTAGCAAGACCAAATGCCGAGAC GCgctcaagagcatcaacgtcaacatTAAGCAGTTCTTGCAATGTGAGAACAGGCCCGATGAtgtcaagctcttcaagagTAGAAAGGAACTTATTGTCTGGACGCGCAAGAGGGGAGCTTTCTTCCCCCGACACCAGCTGCCCAAGGGTAGCCCACTTCGGACGCTGTTGAAGCACATGTTCAACTGA